In Caretta caretta isolate rCarCar2 chromosome 4, rCarCar1.hap1, whole genome shotgun sequence, one genomic interval encodes:
- the GRSF1 gene encoding G-rich sequence factor 1, with protein sequence MAGTRWVLGALLRGCGCSCSSCQRTGAACLPLRPAASAAAGLSGLSGRRRLLLLLGAAAAQSRGLQVAVAAGSLPSPAGPGFGALRGPLLHPAHPGRSYGQDLSSSFQDEYPPLSEYEPIPSKTGEEDDVFLIRAQGLPYSCTVEDVLSFFADCRIRNGERGIHFLLNRDGKRRGDALIELESEQDVQNALEKHREYMGQRYVEVFEIHNEDVDAILKSLQSSSSPAVNDGVVRLRGLPYSCTEADISEFFAGLDIVEMTFVMDQRGRRKTGEAFVQFAAPEMANQALLKHKEEIGNRYIEIFPSRRSEVRTHSGSYRGKMMMKNTYPTAKLIKESESVFEENELSQTLGPTAACESEKENESYREVIEKPRDASEFGSTSSPLHFVHLRGLPFQASAQDIVNFFAPLKPAKITMEYNSSGKATGEADVHFETHEDAVAAMAKDRSHVQHRYIELFLNSSPKRKQDC encoded by the exons ATGGCCGGGACGCGCTGGGTGCTGGGCGCGCTGCTCCGGGGCTGCGGCTGtagctgcagcagctgccagcgCACCGGGGCGGCCTGCCTGCCCCTGCGCCCCGCTGCCTCCGCCGCCGCCGGCCTGTCCGGCCTCTCCGGCCGCCgccggctcctgctgctgctgggggcggcGGCCGCGCAGAGCCGGGGCCTGCAAGTGGCGGTGGCCGCCGGCAGCCTGCCCAGCCCGGCCGGGCCCGGGTTCGGGGCCTTGCGGGGCCCGCTGCTGCACCCGGCCCACCCGGGGCGGAGCTACGGCCAG gACTTGAGTTCCTCATTTCAAGATGAGTATCCTCCACTCTCAGAGTATGAACCAATTCCATCCAAGactggagaggaagatgatgtgtTTCTTATCCGAGCCCAAGGATTGCCATACTCTTGCACTGTTGAAGATGTGCTTAGTTTTTTCGCTG ACTGCAGGATTCGAAATGGAGAGCGTGGGATACACTTCCTTTTAAACAGGGATGGCAAACGCAGAGGAGATGCTTTGATTGAACTAGAGTCAGAACAGGATGTGCAAAATGCCTTAGAAAAGCACCGGGAATATATGGGTCAGCGGTACGTGGAAG TTTTTGAAATACATAATGAAGATGTAGATGCCATATTGAAGAGTCTGCAGTCCAGTTCATCCCCTGCAGTTAATGATGGAGTTGTACGCCTCAGAGGCCTTCCTTACAGTTGTACTGAAGCAGACATTTCAGAGTTCTTTGCAG GTTTGGATATAGTTGAGATGACTTTTGTCATGGATcagagaggaagaaggaaaacaGGAGAAGCTTTTGTGCAGTTTGCAGCAccagaaatggcaaatcaagccTTGTTAAAGCATAAGGAGGAAATTGGGAATCG ATATATAGAAATATTTCCAAGTAGGAGGAGTGAAGTTCGAACCCATAGCGGTTCGTACAgggggaagatgatgatgaagaataCTTATCCAACTGCTAAACTGATAAAAGAATCCGAATCAGTCTTTGAAGAAAATGAATTGAGTCAGACCCTAGGACCAACAGCAGCTTGTGAAAGTGAAAAAGAAAACG AATCTTATAGAGAAGTGATTGAAAAGCCTCGGGATGCTTCAGAATTCGGGAGTACCTCATCACCGCTGCATTTTGTCCATCTGAGAGGTCTGCCTTTCCAAGCTAGTGCCCAAGACATTGTAAAT ttttttGCTCCACTGAAACCTGCAAAAATCACCATGGAATATAATTCCAGTGGGAAAGCTACAGGAGAAGCAGATGTACATTTTGAGACTCATGAAGATGCAGTTGCTGCTATGGCTAAGGACAGGTCACACGTGC AGCATAGATATATTGAATTATTTCTGAATTCATctccaaaaagaaaacaagattgCTAG